From Pseudomonas hefeiensis, one genomic window encodes:
- a CDS encoding DUF6316 family protein, producing MFGKRAQDPAPTTIFRSDRICRVNGEFYFNTREGTQEGPFASREDALREVEAYVQRMLQLTQVAS from the coding sequence ATGTTTGGCAAACGCGCCCAGGATCCCGCCCCTACGACGATTTTTCGCAGTGACCGGATCTGCCGGGTAAACGGCGAATTTTATTTCAATACCCGGGAAGGCACCCAGGAAGGCCCGTTCGCCAGCCGCGAGGATGCGTTGCGGGAAGTGGAGGCGTATGTCCAGCGGATGTTGCAATTGACTCAGGTCGCCAGCTAG
- a CDS encoding DMT family transporter, with protein sequence MHISSGRWVYGLFLALLTALLWGILPIKLKQVLQVMDPVTVTWFRLLVSGGLLFIYLTATRRLPSRKVLGPRGGWLVAMAVLGLVGNYVLYLMGLNRLSPGTAQLVVQMGPIMLLVASLFVFKERFSVGQGIGLLVLLIGFALFFNQRLGELLTSLSDYTAGVLMVLLASTVWTFYALGQKQLLTVWNSLQVMMVIYLFCALLLTPWVHPLEALQLSPLQGWLLLACCLNTLIAYGAFAEALAHWEASRVSATLAITPLVTFAAVALAAWWWPDYVHAEQINLLGYGGAVLVVLGSALVALGPSLIAGLRARRGRLAVGR encoded by the coding sequence ATGCACATATCGTCCGGTCGCTGGGTCTACGGCCTGTTCCTCGCCCTGCTGACCGCCCTGCTGTGGGGCATTCTGCCGATCAAGCTCAAGCAAGTGCTGCAAGTGATGGACCCGGTCACCGTAACCTGGTTTCGCTTGCTGGTGTCTGGCGGCTTGCTGTTCATCTATTTGACGGCCACCCGGCGTTTGCCCAGTCGCAAGGTGCTGGGCCCTCGCGGCGGCTGGCTGGTGGCGATGGCGGTGCTGGGGCTGGTCGGCAACTACGTGTTGTACCTGATGGGCCTCAATCGCTTGAGCCCCGGCACCGCGCAACTGGTGGTGCAGATGGGGCCGATCATGTTGCTGGTCGCCAGCCTGTTTGTGTTCAAGGAGCGTTTCAGCGTGGGGCAGGGCATCGGCCTGCTGGTGTTGTTGATCGGTTTCGCGCTGTTTTTCAACCAGCGCCTCGGCGAACTACTGACTTCCCTGAGCGATTACACCGCCGGGGTGCTGATGGTGCTGCTGGCGTCGACGGTCTGGACCTTCTACGCCCTGGGCCAGAAGCAACTGTTGACGGTGTGGAATTCGTTGCAGGTCATGATGGTGATCTACCTGTTCTGCGCGCTGTTGCTCACGCCCTGGGTGCATCCGCTGGAGGCGCTGCAACTGAGCCCGTTGCAAGGCTGGCTACTGCTTGCCTGCTGCCTCAATACGCTGATCGCCTATGGCGCGTTTGCCGAGGCCCTGGCTCACTGGGAAGCCTCACGTGTCAGCGCGACCCTGGCGATCACCCCGCTGGTGACCTTCGCCGCAGTGGCGTTGGCAGCCTGGTGGTGGCCCGATTACGTGCATGCCGAGCAGATCAATCTGTTGGGGTATGGTGGGGCGGTACTGGTGGTGTTGGGTTCGGCGCTGGTTGCCCTGGGGCCGTCGCTGATTGCCGGGCTCAGGGCCCGGCGCGGGCGACTGGCTGTCGGGCGATAG
- a CDS encoding N-acetylglutaminylglutamine amidotransferase has translation MCGLAGELRFDQQPADLAAVERITHHLAPRGPDAWGFHSQGPIALGHRRLKIMDLSDGSAQPMIDNQLGLSLAFNGAIYNYPELRAELEGLGYAFYSGGDTEVLLKGYHAWGEALLPKLNGMFAFAIWERDAKRLFIARDRLGVKPLYLSRTGQRLRFASALPALLKGGDISPMLDPVALNHYLNFHAVVPAPRTLLAGVEKLPPATWMRVEADGTTEQKTWWTLPYGPRADEQNLDLQDWIDRVLDSTREAVAIRQRAAVEVGVLLSGGVDSSMLVGLLREVGVENLSTFSIGFQDAGGERGDEFQYSDLIAKHYGTHHHQLRIDEKEIIEQLPAAFRAMSEPMVSHDCIAFYLLSREVSKHCKVVQSGQGADELFAGYHWYPQVDGASDPYAAYRAAFFDRSYEEYAATVQPKWLTANDAAGDFVKEHFAQPGADAAVDKALRLDSTVMLVDDPVKRVDNMTMAWGLEARTPFLDYRLVELSARVPAKFKLPDGGKQVLKEAARRVIPGEVIDRKKGYFPVPGLKHLEGNTLAWVRELLLDPSQDRGLFNPAMLDRLLTDPNGQLTPLRGSRLWQLAALNLWLSEQGI, from the coding sequence ATGTGCGGATTAGCTGGAGAGTTACGTTTCGATCAACAACCTGCGGACCTTGCGGCCGTAGAGCGAATCACCCATCACCTGGCCCCTCGCGGCCCCGACGCGTGGGGTTTCCACAGTCAGGGCCCCATTGCCCTGGGCCATCGGCGCCTGAAAATCATGGACCTGTCCGACGGCTCGGCCCAGCCGATGATCGACAATCAACTGGGCCTGTCCCTGGCCTTCAACGGCGCGATCTACAACTACCCTGAATTGCGCGCCGAGCTGGAAGGCCTGGGCTACGCCTTCTATTCCGGTGGCGACACCGAAGTGCTGCTCAAGGGCTACCATGCCTGGGGCGAAGCGCTGTTACCCAAGCTCAACGGCATGTTCGCCTTCGCCATCTGGGAGCGCGACGCCAAGCGGCTGTTCATCGCTCGCGACCGTCTCGGTGTCAAGCCGCTGTACCTGTCGCGTACCGGCCAGCGCCTGCGCTTTGCCTCGGCGTTGCCGGCGCTGCTCAAGGGCGGTGACATCAGCCCGATGCTCGACCCGGTGGCGCTGAACCATTACCTGAATTTCCATGCCGTCGTCCCTGCGCCCCGCACTTTGCTGGCCGGCGTTGAAAAGCTGCCGCCCGCCACCTGGATGCGGGTCGAAGCCGACGGCACCACCGAGCAAAAAACCTGGTGGACCCTGCCCTACGGCCCACGGGCCGATGAGCAAAACCTGGACCTGCAAGACTGGATCGATCGCGTACTCGACAGCACCCGCGAAGCGGTCGCCATTCGTCAGCGTGCCGCCGTGGAAGTGGGCGTACTGCTTTCCGGCGGTGTGGACTCGAGCATGCTGGTGGGCCTGCTGCGGGAGGTCGGAGTGGAAAACCTCTCCACATTCTCCATCGGCTTCCAGGATGCCGGTGGCGAGCGCGGTGACGAGTTCCAGTATTCGGATCTGATCGCCAAGCACTACGGCACTCACCACCACCAGTTACGCATCGACGAAAAGGAAATCATCGAACAACTGCCGGCGGCGTTTCGGGCCATGAGCGAGCCGATGGTCAGTCATGACTGCATCGCTTTCTACCTGCTGTCGCGGGAAGTGTCCAAGCATTGCAAAGTGGTGCAAAGCGGCCAGGGCGCCGATGAACTGTTCGCCGGTTACCACTGGTACCCACAGGTGGACGGTGCCAGTGACCCGTACGCGGCCTATCGCGCCGCATTCTTCGATCGCAGCTACGAGGAATATGCCGCTACCGTGCAGCCCAAATGGCTGACGGCCAACGACGCGGCCGGCGACTTCGTCAAGGAACACTTCGCCCAGCCAGGCGCCGACGCCGCGGTAGACAAGGCCCTGCGCCTGGACAGCACCGTGATGCTGGTGGACGACCCAGTCAAGCGCGTCGACAACATGACCATGGCTTGGGGCCTGGAAGCGCGCACGCCGTTCCTGGACTACCGACTGGTGGAACTCTCGGCGCGGGTCCCGGCGAAATTCAAGCTGCCCGACGGCGGCAAACAGGTCCTGAAGGAAGCCGCTCGACGGGTGATTCCCGGCGAGGTCATCGACCGTAAAAAAGGCTATTTCCCTGTACCGGGTCTCAAGCATCTGGAAGGCAACACCTTGGCCTGGGTCCGCGAACTGCTGCTGGACCCGAGCCAGGATCGCGGCCTGTTCAACCCGGCGATGCTGGATCGACTGCTGACCGACCCCAACGGCCAGCTCACCCCGTTGCGCGGCTCAAGGCTGTGGCAACTGGCGGCGCTGAACCTGTGGCTCAGCGAGCAAGGAATCTGA
- a CDS encoding DUF2059 domain-containing protein — protein sequence MTRLRAICTAVALVCASGPVFADTASHNASAEEFLTLAHADKLGTPVYMQVQQMFAQRFEQTKAPESKKATLETYQAKANAALDQAIGWKKLKPDMVKLYTSNFSEPELKELVSFYRSPLGKKVLEKMPQLTQQSAQLTQAKLESAVPVVNKLLADMTAELEPKAAPAKKKP from the coding sequence ATGACCCGTCTTCGTGCCATCTGTACCGCAGTTGCTCTGGTGTGTGCCAGCGGTCCTGTTTTTGCCGATACCGCCAGCCACAACGCCAGTGCCGAAGAGTTCCTGACCCTGGCGCACGCCGACAAACTGGGTACCCCGGTGTACATGCAAGTGCAGCAGATGTTTGCCCAGCGCTTTGAACAGACCAAGGCCCCCGAGTCGAAGAAAGCCACCCTCGAAACCTACCAGGCCAAGGCCAACGCCGCGCTGGACCAGGCTATCGGCTGGAAGAAGCTCAAGCCGGACATGGTCAAGCTCTATACCTCCAACTTCAGCGAGCCGGAACTCAAGGAGCTGGTGTCCTTCTACCGCTCGCCCCTGGGCAAGAAAGTCCTGGAGAAAATGCCTCAACTGACCCAGCAATCGGCCCAGTTGACCCAGGCCAAGCTGGAAAGCGCGGTGCCGGTGGTCAACAAGCTGCTGGCGGACATGACCGCCGAGCTTGAGCCAAAAGCCGCACCTGCCAAGAAAAAGCCGTAA
- the mnmC gene encoding bifunctional tRNA (5-methylaminomethyl-2-thiouridine)(34)-methyltransferase MnmD/FAD-dependent 5-carboxymethylaminomethyl-2-thiouridine(34) oxidoreductase MnmC — MTPVQHHAQLDWDDQGRPRSRVFDDVYFSDQSGLEETRYVFLEQNNLAERFAALPDDGRLVIGETGFGTGLNFLCAWQLFEQCAPAGARLHFVSVEKFPLSPPDLRRALDLWPPLKLQADQLLAQYVAIHQGFQRLTLAGGRVTLTLLIGDALEQLPQLDAQIDAWFLDGFAPAKNPEMWTAELFAELARLAAPGATLSTFTSTGWVRRLLNAAGFKMKRTQGIGHKWEILRGVFLGWPQLTPAPPPVKPWYARPAAHSGERRALVIGGGLAGCASAASLAARGWQVTLLERHAGLAEEASGNPQGVLYLKLSAHGTALSQMILSGFGYTRRLLEHLQRGVDWDGCGVLQLAFSDKEAERQAQLAEAFAEDLLHALDQPQAEARSGIGLACGGLFYPQGGWVHPPALCRWQASAPKVEVQTHHEVLKLRRVDGQWQAWDGERCLASAPVVILASAAEIKRFDAAAELPLKRIRGQITRLSQTTHSQALRTVVCAEGYVAPARLGEHTLGASFDFKNDDLTPTAAEHAGNLQMLEQISTDLVERLNASTLDPEHLQGRAAFRCTSPDYLPIVGPLAESPAFTQAYSALNKDARQVPDCPCPWLDGLYINSGHGSRGLITAPLSGELIAAWLDNEPLPLPRSVAEACHPNRFALRALVRGKAQG, encoded by the coding sequence ATGACACCCGTACAGCACCACGCCCAACTCGACTGGGACGATCAGGGTCGCCCGCGCTCGCGGGTGTTCGACGATGTGTATTTTTCCGACCAGTCGGGTCTGGAAGAAACTCGCTACGTGTTCCTTGAACAGAACAACCTGGCCGAGCGTTTTGCCGCGCTGCCGGACGACGGGCGATTGGTGATCGGTGAAACCGGGTTCGGCACCGGGCTGAATTTTCTCTGCGCCTGGCAGTTGTTCGAGCAATGCGCACCGGCCGGGGCGCGGCTGCACTTTGTCAGTGTCGAGAAATTCCCCTTGAGCCCGCCCGACCTGCGCCGGGCACTGGATTTGTGGCCGCCACTCAAGCTTCAGGCGGATCAACTGCTTGCGCAGTACGTCGCAATCCATCAGGGCTTCCAGCGCCTGACGCTGGCGGGTGGCCGGGTCACGCTGACTTTGTTGATCGGCGACGCCCTGGAGCAATTGCCGCAACTGGATGCGCAAATCGATGCGTGGTTCCTGGACGGTTTCGCGCCGGCGAAAAATCCCGAGATGTGGACCGCCGAGCTGTTTGCCGAACTGGCGCGCCTGGCCGCCCCCGGCGCGACCCTCAGCACCTTCACCAGCACCGGCTGGGTGCGACGGTTGTTGAACGCGGCAGGCTTCAAGATGAAACGCACGCAGGGCATCGGCCATAAATGGGAAATCCTTCGCGGGGTCTTTCTCGGCTGGCCGCAGCTGACACCCGCACCGCCCCCGGTAAAACCCTGGTACGCCCGCCCCGCTGCGCACAGCGGCGAGCGTCGGGCCTTGGTGATCGGCGGCGGCCTGGCCGGTTGCGCCAGCGCGGCGAGCCTGGCGGCACGTGGCTGGCAGGTGACGCTGCTGGAACGGCATGCCGGGTTGGCCGAAGAAGCGTCCGGCAACCCGCAGGGCGTGCTGTATCTCAAGCTTTCGGCCCATGGCACGGCGTTGTCGCAGATGATCCTCAGCGGTTTCGGTTACACCCGGCGCCTGCTCGAACATCTGCAGCGAGGTGTTGACTGGGACGGCTGCGGTGTCTTGCAACTGGCCTTCAGCGACAAGGAAGCCGAGCGCCAGGCGCAATTGGCCGAGGCCTTTGCCGAGGATTTGCTGCATGCCCTGGATCAGCCCCAGGCCGAGGCGCGGTCCGGCATCGGCCTGGCCTGTGGCGGTCTGTTTTACCCGCAGGGCGGTTGGGTACATCCGCCCGCGCTGTGCCGCTGGCAGGCATCCGCTCCCAAGGTTGAGGTGCAAACCCACCATGAAGTCCTAAAGCTGCGCCGCGTCGACGGCCAGTGGCAGGCCTGGGACGGCGAGCGTTGCCTGGCGAGCGCACCGGTAGTGATCCTCGCCAGCGCCGCCGAGATCAAACGCTTCGACGCGGCCGCCGAGTTGCCCCTCAAGCGCATTCGCGGGCAAATCACCCGCCTGTCGCAAACCACCCACAGCCAGGCACTGCGCACGGTGGTCTGCGCCGAAGGCTACGTGGCTCCGGCACGGTTGGGCGAGCACACCCTGGGGGCCAGTTTCGATTTCAAGAACGACGACCTGACCCCCACCGCCGCCGAGCACGCCGGCAACCTGCAGATGCTGGAGCAAATCTCCACTGATCTGGTAGAGCGCCTGAACGCCAGCACCCTGGACCCGGAACACCTTCAAGGCCGCGCGGCGTTTCGTTGCACCAGCCCGGATTATTTGCCGATTGTCGGCCCCTTGGCTGAGAGTCCGGCCTTCACCCAGGCGTACTCGGCGCTGAACAAGGACGCCCGCCAGGTGCCGGACTGTCCATGTCCCTGGCTCGACGGCTTGTACATCAACAGCGGCCACGGTTCGCGGGGTCTGATCACCGCGCCATTGTCGGGCGAGTTAATTGCCGCCTGGCTGGACAACGAACCTTTGCCCCTGCCCCGAAGCGTGGCCGAGGCCTGCCATCCGAACCGGTTTGCGTTGCGGGCGTTGGTTCGGGGCAAGGCTCAGGGATAG
- a CDS encoding thiolase family protein, with protein MREVVIVDSVRTGLAKSFRGKFNMTRPDDMAAHCVDALLARNGIDPASVEDCIVGAGSNEGAQGYNIGRNVAVLSQLGIGTAGMTLNRFCSSGLQAIAIAANQIASGCSDIIVAGGVESISLTMKSVNTDHLINPLLKEQVPGIYFPMGQTAEIVARRYQVSREEQDRYALQSQQRTAQAQAAGLFDDEIVPMAVKYKVEDKNSGAVQMLEGVVDRDDCNRPDTTYESLAGLKPVFAEDGSVTAGNSSQLSDGASMTLVMSLEKALALGLKPKAFFRGFTVAGCEPDEMGIGPVFSVPKLLKAKGLQIADIDLWELNEAFASQCLYSRNRLEIDNEKYNVNGGSISIGHPFGMTGSRQVGHLVRELQRRSLRYGIVTMCVGGGMGATGLFEAVR; from the coding sequence ATGCGTGAAGTGGTGATCGTCGACAGTGTGCGGACCGGCCTGGCCAAATCCTTTCGCGGCAAGTTCAACATGACCCGTCCGGACGACATGGCGGCCCATTGTGTCGATGCATTGTTGGCGCGCAACGGGATCGATCCGGCCAGCGTCGAGGACTGCATCGTCGGCGCCGGTTCCAACGAGGGCGCCCAGGGCTATAACATCGGTCGTAACGTGGCGGTGCTTTCGCAATTGGGCATCGGCACCGCCGGCATGACCCTCAACCGCTTCTGTTCCTCGGGCCTGCAAGCCATCGCCATCGCCGCCAACCAGATTGCCTCCGGTTGCAGCGATATCATCGTTGCCGGTGGCGTGGAATCCATCAGCCTGACGATGAAAAGCGTCAACACCGATCACCTGATCAACCCGCTGCTCAAGGAGCAAGTGCCGGGGATTTATTTTCCCATGGGCCAGACCGCCGAGATTGTCGCTCGCCGTTATCAGGTCAGCCGTGAAGAACAGGACCGCTACGCCTTGCAGAGCCAGCAACGCACTGCCCAGGCCCAGGCCGCCGGGCTGTTCGACGACGAGATCGTGCCGATGGCGGTCAAGTACAAGGTCGAGGACAAGAACAGCGGTGCGGTGCAGATGCTCGAGGGCGTGGTCGATCGCGACGATTGCAACCGCCCCGACACCACCTATGAAAGCCTGGCGGGCCTGAAACCGGTGTTCGCTGAAGACGGTTCGGTGACGGCGGGTAACTCGTCGCAGTTGTCAGACGGGGCCTCGATGACCCTGGTGATGAGCCTGGAAAAAGCCCTGGCCCTGGGGCTCAAGCCCAAGGCGTTTTTCCGTGGCTTTACCGTGGCCGGTTGCGAACCGGACGAAATGGGCATTGGTCCGGTGTTTTCGGTGCCAAAACTGCTCAAGGCCAAGGGCTTGCAGATCGCTGATATCGACCTGTGGGAGCTCAATGAAGCGTTCGCGTCCCAATGCCTCTACAGCCGCAATCGGCTGGAAATCGATAACGAGAAGTACAACGTCAATGGCGGTTCGATTTCCATCGGCCACCCGTTCGGCATGACCGGTTCGCGCCAGGTCGGGCATCTGGTGCGAGAGCTGCAACGACGCAGCCTGCGCTACGGCATCGTGACCATGTGCGTGGGAGGCGGGATGGGGGCTACGGGGTTGTTCGAGGCGGTGAGATAA
- a CDS encoding class II fumarate hydratase, which produces MSRIETDSLGQVEVPDEAYWGAQTQRSMINFAIGNERMPLSVLHALALIKKAAARVNDRNGDLPADIARLIEQAADEVLAGQHDDQFPLVVWQTGSGTQSNMNANEVIAGRANELAGNPRGGKSPVHPNDHVNRSQSSNDCFPTAMHIAAVQAVHQQLLPAIAELSGALAELAARHMKLVKTGRTHMMDATPITFGQELSAFIAQLDYAERAIRAALPAVCELAQGGTAVGTGLNSPHGFGEAIAAELAALSGLPFVTAPNKFAALAGHEPLTTLSGALKTLAVTLMKIANDLRLLGSGPRAGFAEVKLPANEPGSSIMPGKVNPTQCEALSMLACQVMGNDVTIGFAASQGHLQLNVFKPVIIHNLLQSIRLLADGCSNFQQHCIAGLEPDAEQMAAHLERGLMLVTALNPHIGYDKSAEIAKKAYGEGLTLREAALQLGYLTDEEFDAWVRPENMLEAGSQG; this is translated from the coding sequence ATGAGCCGTATCGAAACCGACAGCCTTGGCCAGGTTGAAGTCCCGGATGAAGCCTACTGGGGCGCCCAGACGCAGCGCTCCATGATCAACTTTGCCATTGGCAACGAACGCATGCCGCTGTCGGTGCTGCACGCCCTGGCGCTGATCAAGAAAGCCGCCGCGCGGGTCAATGACCGCAATGGCGACTTGCCCGCCGACATCGCGCGCCTGATCGAACAGGCCGCCGACGAAGTCCTGGCCGGCCAGCATGACGACCAATTCCCGCTGGTGGTCTGGCAGACCGGCAGCGGAACCCAGAGCAACATGAACGCCAACGAAGTGATCGCCGGACGCGCCAATGAGCTGGCGGGCAATCCGCGCGGCGGCAAGAGCCCGGTACACCCGAACGATCACGTCAATCGCTCCCAGAGCTCCAACGACTGTTTCCCTACCGCCATGCACATCGCCGCCGTCCAGGCTGTCCATCAGCAATTGCTGCCAGCGATCGCCGAGTTGTCCGGCGCACTGGCGGAACTGGCGGCGCGCCACATGAAACTGGTCAAGACTGGTCGCACCCACATGATGGATGCCACGCCGATCACCTTCGGCCAGGAACTGTCGGCCTTCATCGCCCAACTCGATTACGCCGAACGGGCGATCCGCGCGGCGCTGCCGGCGGTTTGCGAGCTTGCCCAGGGCGGCACAGCAGTAGGCACCGGGCTCAATTCGCCCCATGGTTTCGGCGAAGCGATTGCCGCTGAACTGGCGGCGCTGTCCGGCCTGCCATTCGTCACCGCGCCAAACAAGTTCGCGGCGTTGGCTGGCCATGAGCCCCTGACCACGTTGTCCGGCGCACTGAAAACCCTGGCCGTGACCCTGATGAAGATTGCCAATGACCTGCGCCTGCTGGGTTCCGGGCCACGCGCAGGGTTCGCCGAAGTGAAACTGCCGGCCAATGAACCCGGCAGTTCCATCATGCCTGGCAAGGTCAACCCGACCCAGTGCGAAGCCTTGTCGATGCTGGCCTGCCAGGTCATGGGCAATGACGTGACCATCGGTTTCGCCGCCAGCCAGGGCCATTTGCAACTGAACGTGTTCAAGCCGGTGATCATTCACAACCTGCTGCAATCGATCCGGCTGCTGGCCGATGGCTGCAGCAATTTCCAGCAGCACTGCATCGCCGGGCTCGAGCCGGATGCCGAGCAGATGGCAGCGCACCTGGAACGTGGCTTGATGTTGGTCACCGCCCTGAACCCACACATCGGCTACGACAAATCCGCCGAAATCGCCAAGAAAGCCTACGGCGAAGGGCTGACCCTGCGCGAAGCGGCCTTGCAGTTGGGGTATCTGACCGATGAAGAGTTCGATGCCTGGGTGCGGCCGGAGAATATGCTGGAGGCGGGTAGCCAGGGCTGA
- the pap gene encoding polyphosphate:AMP phosphotransferase, with product MFESAEIGHVVDKDTYDAEVPALREALLEAQYELHQQSRFPVIVLINGIEGAGKGETVKLLNEWMDPRLIEVRTFDQQTDEELARPPAWRYWRMLPAKGRMGIFFGNWYSQMLQGRVHGQIKDPRLDQAINGAERLEKMLCDEGALIFKFWFHLSKKQMKARLKGLKDDPLHSWRISPLDWQQSQTYDKFVKYGERVLRRTSRDYAPWHVIEGADSYYRSLTVGRILLDGMRQALHRSRIKAERVNVAPLPPLDDQVTLLDSLDMTLRLDKADYEEQLITEQARFSGLLRDKRMRRHALVAVFEGNDAAGKGGAIRRVAAALDPRQYSIVPIAAPTEEERAHPYMWRFWRHIPARGKFTVFDRSWYGRVLVERVEGFCSKADWLRAYSEINDFEEQIADAGVVVVKFWLAIDKETQLERFQEREEIPFKRFKITEDDWRNRDKWDDYRAAVCDMVDRTSTEISPWTLIEANDKRWARVKVLRTLNEALEEAFERSAKQARKAKKGK from the coding sequence ATGTTCGAATCCGCTGAAATCGGTCACGTCGTCGATAAAGATACTTATGACGCCGAAGTGCCGGCACTGCGTGAGGCGTTGCTCGAAGCCCAGTACGAGCTGCACCAGCAGAGTCGTTTTCCGGTCATTGTGCTGATCAACGGCATCGAAGGCGCGGGCAAGGGCGAAACGGTGAAATTGCTCAACGAGTGGATGGACCCGCGGCTGATCGAGGTGCGTACCTTCGATCAACAGACCGACGAGGAACTGGCGCGGCCACCGGCCTGGCGCTATTGGCGGATGCTGCCGGCCAAGGGGCGCATGGGGATTTTCTTTGGCAACTGGTACAGCCAGATGCTGCAGGGACGCGTTCATGGCCAGATCAAGGACCCACGGCTCGACCAGGCCATCAATGGGGCTGAACGGTTAGAGAAAATGCTCTGCGACGAAGGCGCGCTGATCTTCAAGTTCTGGTTCCACCTGTCCAAGAAACAGATGAAAGCCCGGCTCAAGGGGCTCAAGGACGACCCGCTGCACAGCTGGCGCATCAGCCCGCTGGACTGGCAGCAGTCCCAGACCTACGACAAGTTCGTCAAATACGGTGAGCGTGTACTGCGCCGTACCAGTCGCGACTACGCCCCGTGGCATGTGATCGAAGGCGCGGACAGTTACTATCGAAGCCTTACGGTCGGACGGATCCTGCTTGACGGGATGCGCCAGGCCTTGCACCGATCAAGGATCAAGGCGGAAAGGGTCAATGTGGCGCCACTGCCGCCGCTGGACGACCAGGTCACGCTGTTGGACAGCCTGGACATGACCCTGCGCCTGGACAAGGCTGATTACGAAGAACAGCTGATCACCGAGCAGGCGCGGTTTTCCGGGCTGCTGCGCGACAAACGCATGCGCCGCCACGCCCTGGTGGCGGTGTTTGAAGGTAACGATGCGGCGGGCAAGGGTGGAGCCATCCGGCGGGTCGCGGCAGCGCTTGATCCGCGTCAGTACAGCATCGTGCCGATTGCCGCGCCCACCGAAGAAGAGCGCGCCCATCCCTACATGTGGCGATTCTGGCGGCATATCCCGGCGCGGGGCAAGTTCACCGTGTTCGATCGCTCCTGGTATGGCCGGGTGCTGGTGGAGCGGGTCGAAGGCTTTTGCAGCAAGGCCGACTGGCTGCGGGCCTACAGCGAGATCAACGATTTCGAGGAGCAGATTGCCGATGCCGGAGTCGTGGTCGTCAAGTTCTGGCTGGCCATCGACAAGGAGACTCAACTGGAGCGCTTCCAGGAACGCGAGGAAATTCCTTTCAAACGCTTCAAGATCACCGAAGACGACTGGCGCAACCGTGACAAATGGGATGACTACCGGGCGGCGGTGTGCGACATGGTTGACCGCACCAGTACTGAGATTTCTCCCTGGACGCTGATAGAAGCCAACGACAAACGCTGGGCGCGGGTCAAGGTGTTGCGCACGCTCAATGAAGCGCTGGAGGAGGCCTTCGAGCGCTCAGCGAAACAGGCGCGCAAAGCGAAGAAGGGCAAGTAG